In the Rhodoferax fermentans genome, TGGCCGTCGTTGTCGCTGTCGATGAACTGCAGGCTGCGGGCGTCAAACTCGATGCCCTTGACCGGGCACGACAAGGCGACCCAGAGTTTCTGGTCCAGCTCGGTCAGGGCCAGCAGGTCGGCCGCTGTGTCGAGTTGCACCTGGTCAAAACCACCTGCCCGGAAAAAACGCCATGGATGAGAGTCAGTGGCCACAATGGCTCCTTGTGTGATGGGATGCCCTAGATATTAGTGCGTGTCTCGCACCCAGAAAACCAACGCGCGCTACAAATCCAAAGCCCAAGCCAAAAACAGCACAAACCCGGTCGACCCCAGCAAAGCGTGGATGGCCAGCACCCAGGCACTCCCCTGGCGTGACCAGCGCCGTGCCAGCACCGAGGTGGCAAAGCCCGTGATGACCGCCGTGGCCAACACCAGTGCGGTCGATTTGCCCAGCGCACCGGCGGCGGCGACACTGCCGTCGGGTGCACCGCGCAACAACATCACCACCATCTCCAGCCCCACCACACCCAGGATCAGGTGAAAGCCGATGTGGATCGGGTTGCTGCCCTGGCGGCGCAGAAACTGCCAGCCCATCCACAAGCCCAAGCCCATCGAGGCACTCAGCAGCAGCAACAGCGGCAGCATCTGCGTCATGTCATGGCCCTGCCTCAAGACCCGGGGTCAGGCACCGATGCTCGCCCAGCGGCGGCGCAGTTGCACCCAGGCCCCCAGGCCAATCGACAACAGCGCCAGCGAGGTGGCCGCCAGCCCGACGGTGGAGTGCATCACCAGCGGCGCAATCACCCCGGCCACCAGACCGTTGGCGCTGGAGCCGACAAAGGCCTGCAGGCTCGAGGCCATGCCCCGCCGATCCGGGTGCAGGTCCAGCACCAACAGGGTCACCACCGGCACCATCATGGCCCAGCCAAAGGCAAATATCGAGATCGGGAACATCGCCCACACAGCCTGCGCGGTGAACAGCATGTTGGCCCCCAGATTGATGATTGCCATGCAGAGCATGATCAGGAACCCGTACTTGATCTGACGCTTGGGGCTGATCCGCCCGGCCATGCGACCACTGACCCAGGCGCCACTCATGATGCCGCTGATGGTGAGCACAAAAAACCAGAAGAACTGCGTGGGCGGCAGGGCCAGATGTTCACCCAGAAACACCGGCGCCGACAACACATACAAAAACATGCCATTGAACGGGACACCACTGGCCAACGCCAGCAACAAGAATCGCGGATCACGCCCGAGCTGCCAGTACCCCTGCATCAGGTTGCTGATCTTGAGCGGCTGGCGATGGCTCAGGTGCAGCGTCTCGGGCAACAAGCGGTAGTTGGCCAGCCACAGAAACACACCGACCCCGGTCAGAAACCAGAACACGCTGTGCCAGCCCAGGTGCGCGAACAACACCCCGCCAATCATCGGCGCCACCGCCGGTGCCACACCAAAATAAATGGTGATCTGGCTCATCACCTTTTGCGCCTGCGCGGGCGGGAACATGTCACGCACCACCGCGCGTGACACCACAATGCCCGCGCCGGTGGTCAGCCCCTGCACCGCGCGGAAAAACACCAACTGGCCGATGCTTTGAGACAGCGCACAGCCCATCGAGGCCAAGGTGAAAGCCGCCAGCCCCCACAACACCACCGGCCGGCGCCCGACGCTGTCAGACAGCGCCCCATGGAACAGGCTCATGAAGGCAAAACCGAACAGGTAGGCCGACAGCGTCTGCTGCATCTGCACCGGCGTGGCGTTGAGAGAGGCGGCTATGCCCGAAAACGCGGGAATGTAGGTGTCAATCGAAAACGGCCCGAGCATGCCCAGCATGGCCAGCAACACCGCCAGCGCCCAGCGTGGCGCCTGCCAGATGTGGTGTGCGTCAGGATTCATCAGAGACCACTTCCGGCAAGACAGCGCATAAACAGAGAGAACACAACATCAGAAACAACAAGAGTTGGGGCCCGGCGGCGGGGCCGGTGCCTGGGTGACAGAAAGAACGCGAAGGGGCGCCCCCTGGGCGAGGTAGAACAAGCAGCTTGCTCGGTTCGAGGCCACCAACGGTGCAAGCCGCCCGGTCTGCACCATGGGTGGTCTGGGCGCCCATGCTGCCATCAAGCCACGGGGAGCACGGACTGTAGCACCACCACCAACAACACCGCCACACCCGCTGAAATAGCACTCAAAATGGCTTCTAGCCCTTATGAATAAAGGGCCTGCAGCTATTGATTTTAAAATGGCGCATGGGCTGCGCCACCTGCGCCAACTCAAGCCAGGGTGGCTTGGCGCACCGCGTGTTCCCATTGCGCCATCAACTCAGCCGCACGCTGGGGCGACATGGTGGGCAAAAAGGTGCGCTCGGGCTGCCAGAGCGATTCCAGCTCTTCCAGCGTCTGGTACACCCCGGTGCCCAGGCCCGCCAGATAGGCAGCCCCCAGCGCGGTGGTCTCGACCACCTTGGGCCGGACCACCGGCACACCGAGCAGGTCCGCCTGAAACTGCATCAGCAGGTCGTTGACGCAGGCGCCACCGTCCACCCGCAACTCGGTGATCGGGGCGCTTTGCCCCGCAGCCGCATCCCGGCCCATGGCGCCCAGCAGCGCGGCGCTTTGGAAGGCAATGCTCTCGAGCGCGGCGCGGGCAATATGCCCCAAGCCGGTGCCACGTGTCAGACCCACAATGGCACCGCGCGCCTCAGGCTCCCAGTACGGTGCGCCCAGGCCTGTGAAGGCCGGCACAAACACCACCCCACCCGAGTCCGGCACACTTTGCGCCAGCGCCTGTACCGCCGTGCTGGAGTCGATGGCACGCAGGCCGTCACGCAGCCACTGCACCACCGCACCACCGATAAACACACTGCCCTCCAGCGCGTACTGCGGGCCAGCGCCCACTTGTGCGGCGCGGGTGCTGATCAGCCCGTTGCCCGAGGTTTGCAACTGCGACTCGGTGTGCATCAGCAAAAAACAACCCGTGCCATAGGTGTTTTTGGCCAAGCCTTTGCGAAAACAGGCCTGCCCAAACAACGCACTTTGCTGGTCACCGGCGATACCGGCAATCGGGATCGACTGCCCAAACAGGCTGGCGTCGGTTTCGCCAAACACATGCGAAGAAGGAAACACCTGTGGCAGCAACTGAGGTGGCACCTGCAGCAGGTTCAGCAGCTCCGAGTCCCACTGGCCGGTACGGATGTTGAACAACATGGTGCGTGAGGCATTGCTGACATCGGTGGCGTGCACCCGCCCGCCGGTCAGCTGCCACAGCAGCCAGCTGTCGATGGTGCCAAAAGCCAGTTCACCACACTCGGCAGCGGCGCGTGCACCCGGCACATGGTCCAGGATCCAGCCCACCTTGGTGCCGGAAAAGTAGGCATCCAGCACCAGCCCGGTACGCTCCTGGATGTTGGCCGCCTGGCCCTGGTCACGCAGACGCTGGCAATCGGGCTCGGTGCGGCGGTCCTGCCAGACGATGGCCTGGTGCAAGGGCACACCGGTGCGGCGGTTCCAGACCACGGTGGTTTCGCGCTGGTTGGTGATGCCGATGGCCTTGACCTCAGAGGCGCTGATGCCCGCGCGCAACAAGGCGTCTTTGGCCGTGGCCAGCTGGTTGGCCCAGATCTCCATCGGGTCATGCTCCACCCAGCCAGGCTGGGGGTAGATCTGGCGCAACTCGCGCTGGGCCGAGGCCACCACACGACCGGCGCGGTCAAAAACAATGCTGCGAGAGCTGGAGGTGCCCTGGTCCAGGGCCAAAAGGTAGGTCATGGTGACGTGAAAAGAAAAAGTAGATCAGGGGGTGATGACACAACGCACACCGGCTTCGTCAAGCAGTGTGTCAAAAGGTGATGGCGGAGCCAGGTCGGTAAACAGCACATCCACCTGGTCGATGCGCGCCACCTCCGCCATGGCGGGGCGGTTGAATTTGCTGTGGTCGGCGGCCAGCCAGACCTCACGTGCGCGCTCGACGATGGCCCGCGCCACCGACACCTCCCGGTAGTCGAAATCACGCAGTGTGCCGTCGGCCTCGATACCCGAGATGCCGATCAGGCCGATGTCGACCTTGAACTGGCGGATGAAGTCCACCGTGGCTTCACCCACGATGCCGTTGTCACGCGAACGCACCACGCCCCCCGCCACAATCACTTCGAAATCCGGGTTGGCCGCCAGGATGGTGGCCACATTGAGGTTGTTGGTGATCACCCGCAGGTCCTTGCGGCGCAGCAGTTCACGCGCCACCGCTTCGGTGGTGGTGCCGATGTTGATGATCAGCGAACAGCCGTCCGGCACCGCGTCGGCCACGGCGCAGGCGATGCGGTGTTTGGCGGCATCGTTGAGCAATTTACGCTGACGGTAGGCGATGTTCTCGGTGGTGGAGCTGGGCAAACGGGCGCCGCCATGAAACCGTGACAACAAGCCCGCGTCTGAGAGCAGCTTGACGTCACGGCGCACCGTCTGCAGGGTGACCCCAAACTGCTCGGCCAGCGCCTCGACACTGACCGACCCCAGCTCCTGCACCTTGCTGAGCATCGAGAACTGACGAGGATTCGGATTGAAGTTCATAAGCAGCCCAGAACGCAGACCATGGCCTGTACTATCGTTGAAAAGCTTCGTTTTAGGCTCTAGGGTTTTCCCTATTGTTCGTTTTTAAAATAATGACTCCAATAGCGAACGCAAACGAATTTTATACGAACCCATGAACGATCACCCAAGGGCATCTCCCACAGCCAGTTATGACGTGCTGGTGGTTGGCGGTGGCATCAACGGCGCAGGCATCGCGCGCGACCTGGCCGGTCGTGGTCTGTCGGTGCTGTTGGCCGAAAAAGATGATCTGGCCGCACACACCTCGTCAGCCTCCACCAAACTGATCCACGGTGGCCTGCGCTACCTTGAATACTATGAGTTCGGGCTGGTGCGCAAGGCCCTGGCCGAGCGTGAGGTCTTGCTGCGCAGCGCCCCCCACATCATGTGGCCGCTGCGTTTTGTCATGCCACACGACCCTGCCATGCGCCCCGCCTGGATGATCCGCATCGGCCTGTTCCTGTATGACCATCTGGCACGGCGCGAGCTGCTGCCCAGCTCAAGCGGCTTGAATTTGCGCCAACACCCGGCTGGTGCACCACTGCAGAGCCGTTTCAAACAGGGTTTTGAGTACTCCGACGGCTGGGTCGATGATGCGCGCCTGGTGGTGCTGCTGGCCATGGATGCGGCCGAACACGGCGCCCGCATCTGCACCCGCTGCGAGGTGACCCAGGTGCAACGCACGGGAGACACCGGCTGGCAGGTGAACTTGCGTCATCGGGATGGGCACATCGAGCCCGTTCAGGCCCGCGCGGTGGTGAACGCCACCGGCCCCTGGGCCAGCCAGTTCCTGCGTGACAGCGCACAACACAAAGCGGTGCGCTCGTTGCGGCATGTCAAGGGCAGCCACATTGTGGTGCCCAAAATGTTTGACCACCCTTACGCCTACATTTTCCAGAACGCCGACCGGCGCATCATCTTCGCGATTCCCTATGAGCGTGACTTCACCCTGATCGGCACCACCGACATCGAGTACCACGGTGGCCTGGATGCCGTGCGTATTGACCAGGACGAAATCAGTTACCTGTGTGAGCAGGCCAGCCGCTACTTTCAGAAACCCGTGCGCGAACAGGATGTGGTCTGGAGTTACTCCGGCGTCAGGCCCCTACTCGATGCGGCAGAAGGCACCGACGCTTCGGCCGTTACACGCGACTACGAACTCGAGCTCGACACCCAGGCCGCCCCTCTGATGTCGGTGTGGGGCGGCAAGATCACCACCTTCCGTAAACTCGCCGAAGAGGCTGCCGACCGCCTCTGTGCCGCATTGGGTGCAGGCCATGCCGCCTGGACCGCGCACGCCAGTTTGCCGGGTGCCGACCTGTGCAAAGGACTTGAGCTGCCAGCCGGTTCCGCAAAGGACATGCCACACGCGCTGGAGATGCTGGTACGCCAGCACCCGGAACTGCCCCCTGCGCTGTTGCAACGCTGGTTGCGCGCTTATGGTTCACGGCTGCAGACCTTCTTGCAGGCCGGTGATTTGGGCCAACAAGTCGCGCCAGGCCTGTTCGAGGCTGAACTGCACTATTTGCACCAGCATGAGTGGGCGCGTTGCGCCGACGACGTGTTGTGGCGGCGCAGCAAACTGGGCCTGCACCTGACTGAGACAGAGCGCCAGCAGGTGGCGAGCTGGTGCCAACAACACTGGCCAACATCCGGCCCCAATTGATTTTTACCCTTTCCCAAACCCCGCCCACGGGCGCTTATCACGAAGGAGATTTTGCGATGAAACTGACAAAACTTGCTGCCACCCTGGTGCTGGTTGGACTTGGCACCAGCGGCGCCTGGGCCGAGACACTGCGGCTGGCACACGGGCTCAATGACAAACACCCGGTGCATCTGGCCATGGTGCGTTTTGCCGAGTTGGCCAAGCAAAAGTCCAACGGCGAACTCGAGATCAAGATTTTCCCCAACGGCACCCTCGGCCAGGAACGTGAAACGCTGGAACAGGTGCAAAACGGCATTCTCGAGATGACCAAGGCCAGCGCCTCGCCGCTGGAGACCTTTGCCCCGGAATACAAGGTGTTCAACCTGCCCTTCGTGTTCCGCAGCAAAGAGCACTTCTTCAAGGTGCTCGACGGCTCGGTGGGTGAATCCATCCTGAACGCCTCCAAGAGCCGCGGCTTCATCGGCCTGACCTTTTATGACTCGGGTGCTCGCAGCTTCTACGCCAAAAAAGCCATCAACACGCCTGATGATCTGAAAGGCATGAAGATCCGCGTACAACAAAGCCCAACCACGATCAAAATGATCCAAGCGCTGGGTGCATCCCCCACACCCATGGCCTGGGGTGAGGTGTATCCCGCGCTGCAAGCCGGTGTGGTGGATGGTGCCGAGAACAACGTCACCGCCCTGACCACTGGCCGCCACGGTGAAGTCAGCAAGTTCTTCTCGCAGACCGAACACCAGATGGTGCCTGATGTGCTGGTGATTTCTACCGCCAAGTGGGACAGCTTGAAGAAACCTTTGCAAGATGCGCTGCGCTCCGCCGCCCACGAATCGTTTGTGTACCAGCGTGGTCTGTGGGCTGAAGCCGAAAAGACCGAAGCGGTTGCTGCAGAAAAAATGGGCGTGAAGTTCAGCACACCTGCCAAACAACCGTTTGTGGACAAGGTCAAGCCGATGCTGGATGAAGAGCGCAAAAACGCACGTATCGCAGGTTTGCTCGATCAGATTGCAGCCACTCGGTAAACCACTCAGAGAAACATCATGATGAGATTGCTACGAACCGTGATCGACCGCCTATTACAGGCGGGTTTGATCATTTCCTTCACCGTGCTGGCGCTGTGTGTGATCTGGCAGGTGATCAGCCGCTACGCGCTGGGTAACCCGTCCATCTTCACGGAGGAAGTATCACGGTTTGCAGTGATCTGGCTCAGCCTGCTCGGAACGGCTTACGCCTGCGGCAGGCTGGAGCACATGGCCTACGACATGCTGGCCGAAAAGTTGCAGGGCCAGGCCCTGTTGACCCACATGCGTGCTGTGGCAGCCCTGGTGCTGGCCTTCTCGGCGACGGTGTTTTTGTATGGCGGGCTCAAACTGGTGCTGCGCGCCTTTCAGGTGGAGCAGTTCTCTGCCACGCTGGAGGTACCGATGGGCTACGTCTACAGTTGTATTCCGATCGCGGGGGCATGCATCGTGTTCTACGAGATTGCGATTCTTGTGAACCCCGCCAGCTTCAGGCGCGCCAATGAAGTGGAAGAAGCGATTGAACATGTGAACAAGGAGTTGGCCGCATGAACGCGCTGATGATTCTGGGCGTGGTGTTCACGCTGCTTCTGTTTTTTGGTGTGCCGGTGAGTTTCTGCATCGGCATTGGTACGGTGCTGGCGCTGTTCACCGTGACCCCGTCGATTGACACCGCCTTGATCGTGTCGGCCCAGCGGGTCGCGTCCAGCCTGGACAGTTTCACGCTGGTGGCCATTCCCTTGTTCATCCTGGCCGGTGGCCTCATGAACACTGGTGGCATTGCGCTGCGACTGATTGACTTGGCCAAGGTGCTGGTGGGCTGGTTGCCAGGTTCTCTGGCACAGATCTCGGTGGTGGCCAATGCACTGTTTGGCGCCATCTCGGGCTCGGCTGTGGCGAGTGCTGCCAGTGTCGGCTCGACCATGTCGCCGCTGCAACGCAAGGCGGGCTACAACATGCCGATCTGCGCCGCAGCCAATGTGGCGGCCTCACCCTGTGGTTTGCTGATTCCTCCTTCAGGCGCTTTGATCATTTATTCGCTGATTTCGGGCGGCACACCGGTGGATGTGCTGTTTGTGGCCGGGTACATCCCTGGCATCCTGATGGCTCTGTCGATCATGGTCTGGATACACATCCTGGCCAAACGCGGCGACCTGCCCAATGATGTGCACAGATACACCCGTCAAGAAGCGCTGCTGACATTCTGGCGCGCGCTGCCTGCGCTGACGATGGTGCTGATCATCATGGGAGGCATCGTGGGTGGCATCTTCACCGCCACGGAGGCCGCGGGTGCCGCTGCAGCCTACACCCTGATCCTCAGTCTGCTGTACCGCAGCCTGACCTGGAAAAAGCTGTTCGATGCGATGCTCAATGCTGCCGTCGGCACTGCTGTGGTGATGCTGATGGTGGGTGTGTCCATGACCATGTCGTGGCTGCTGGCGAGCACCGGCTCGATCACCGTGCTGAGTGACGCCATCACCAACTTCTCGGACAACCCCTACGTGTTGCTGACACTGTTCAACGTGTTGCTGCTGCTGCTGGGAACTTTCCTGGACATCACGCCGGGCCTGCTGATCTTTACACCGATCTTCTTGCCTGTGGCGATGAAGCTGGGCATCTCGCCGGTGCATTTCGGCATCATCATCACGTTCAACCTGTGCATCGGCCTGGCAACCCCCCCCGTGGGCAGCACGCTGTTTGTGGCAGCGCGCATGGCCAATGTGACCCTGGCGCAACTCACCAAACCATTGATGCCGATGTTCTTCTTCCTGATCGTGGCCTTGTGCATGGTCACCTACATCCCGGCGCTGTCCCTGTGGCTACCTCAAGTGGTACTGGGCAAGATTGGCTAACTGGACCCCCTCATGAGACTCGACCAAATTCCTCTTTTTTCACTCGACCCTGCCTGCAGCGGCAACCATCTGGTGCTGCGCAGCGCCGAGGGCGCCCTGGCCCATGTGTTTGTGCTCGAACACGACATCGTCCGCCTGTTGGTGTTGCCCGATGCCAAACTGCACTTTCCCCGCACCTGGGCCATTGCGCCCGGTCTGGACGACATTGCAGCCGAGGGTCGTGACCGTTTTGACCTCTCGGGGTTTGCGCTGCCAGACTTTGAGCTGGCCCAGGACGACAACACCCTCACTATCACCACCCGCGACCTGCGCCTGAGCATCCAGCTCAAAGGCCTGTTCTGCCGCTGGGAAGTTAAACGGGGCGGTGTCTGGCAAGCTGCGGCCAACGACCGTACCACCCAGGCCTACAACTTTGGCTGGTGGGACCAGCGTGTTTACCACTACCTGCAGCGCGAACGCGGTGAGATGTACTTCGGCCTGGGTGAACGCACCGGCCCCGCCAACCGCGCCGGTCAGCGTTACCAGATGTGCAACCTGGACCCGATGGGTTACGACGCCCGCAGCACCGACCCGCTCTACAAACACATCCCGTTTTACCTGACCCACAAGCCAAGCAGCGGTGTGTGTTTTGGCCTGTTCTACGACACCTTGTCCGAGTGTGTGTTCGACATGGGCAAGGAAATGGACAACTACCATGGCCACTACCGCTACTTTGTGGCTGAACATGGTGACCTGGACCTCTACTTCATCGCGGGCGACGGCCCGGCCACCATCACCCAGCGCTACACCTGGCTGACCGGCCGACCGGTGTTTGCACCGAAATATTCGCTGGGTTACTCGGGCTCGACCATGAGTTACACCGATGCACCCAATGCCCAGGAGCGCATGGGTGAATTTCTGGCACGCTGCCAGGAACACGACATCGCTTGTGAGTCGTTCCATCTGTCCTCGGGTTACACCTCGATTGGTGGCAAACGTTATGTCTTCCACTGGAACCGCGACAAGTTCCCTGATCCGGCCGGGTTTGCCGCCAGTTACCTCGCAAAAGGTGTTCGCCTGTGTGCCAACATCAAACCCGCGCTCTTGCACGACCACCCGCGTTTTGCCGAGGCAGCCGCAGCTGGTTTGTTGATCCAGGACCCCGACGGTCAACCGACCGCCGTGCAGTTCTGGGACGACACCGGTGCCTACCTCGACTTCACCAACCCGGCCACCATCGCCTGGTGGAAAGAACGGGTGACCGAGAGCCTGCTGCAGACCGGTATCGCCGCCACCTGGAACGACAACAACGAGTACGAAATCTGGAGCACCCAGGCCCGCATGTTTGGCTTTGGTGAAGCACGCCCGGCGGTCGAGGCCAGGTCGTTACAAACACTCTTGATGATGCAAGCCTCCCACCAGGCACAACAGGCGTTTGCGCCCGATGAGCGTCCCTGGCTGATCTCGCGCTCGGGCACACCGGGCATGCAGCGCCATGTGCAAACCTGGTCGGGTGACAACTACACCAGCTGGGACACGCTGCGTTTCAACATCCGCATGGGCCTGGGCCTAGCGCTCTCCGGCGTGTCCAACACCGGGCATGACATCGGTGGGTTCTCCGGGCCAGCACCCGGGCCAGAGTTGTTGCTGCGCTGGGTGCAAAACGGCATTTTCCTGCCCCGCTTTTCCATCCACTCCTGGAACGATGACGGCACGGTGAACGAACCCTGGATGTACCCCGAGATCACGGCACGCATCC is a window encoding:
- a CDS encoding multidrug effflux MFS transporter, translated to MNPDAHHIWQAPRWALAVLLAMLGMLGPFSIDTYIPAFSGIAASLNATPVQMQQTLSAYLFGFAFMSLFHGALSDSVGRRPVVLWGLAAFTLASMGCALSQSIGQLVFFRAVQGLTTGAGIVVSRAVVRDMFPPAQAQKVMSQITIYFGVAPAVAPMIGGVLFAHLGWHSVFWFLTGVGVFLWLANYRLLPETLHLSHRQPLKISNLMQGYWQLGRDPRFLLLALASGVPFNGMFLYVLSAPVFLGEHLALPPTQFFWFFVLTISGIMSGAWVSGRMAGRISPKRQIKYGFLIMLCMAIINLGANMLFTAQAVWAMFPISIFAFGWAMMVPVVTLLVLDLHPDRRGMASSLQAFVGSSANGLVAGVIAPLVMHSTVGLAATSLALLSIGLGAWVQLRRRWASIGA
- the glpK gene encoding glycerol kinase GlpK, giving the protein MTYLLALDQGTSSSRSIVFDRAGRVVASAQRELRQIYPQPGWVEHDPMEIWANQLATAKDALLRAGISASEVKAIGITNQRETTVVWNRRTGVPLHQAIVWQDRRTEPDCQRLRDQGQAANIQERTGLVLDAYFSGTKVGWILDHVPGARAAAECGELAFGTIDSWLLWQLTGGRVHATDVSNASRTMLFNIRTGQWDSELLNLLQVPPQLLPQVFPSSHVFGETDASLFGQSIPIAGIAGDQQSALFGQACFRKGLAKNTYGTGCFLLMHTESQLQTSGNGLISTRAAQVGAGPQYALEGSVFIGGAVVQWLRDGLRAIDSSTAVQALAQSVPDSGGVVFVPAFTGLGAPYWEPEARGAIVGLTRGTGLGHIARAALESIAFQSAALLGAMGRDAAAGQSAPITELRVDGGACVNDLLMQFQADLLGVPVVRPKVVETTALGAAYLAGLGTGVYQTLEELESLWQPERTFLPTMSPQRAAELMAQWEHAVRQATLA
- a CDS encoding DeoR/GlpR family DNA-binding transcription regulator, with the translated sequence MNFNPNPRQFSMLSKVQELGSVSVEALAEQFGVTLQTVRRDVKLLSDAGLLSRFHGGARLPSSTTENIAYRQRKLLNDAAKHRIACAVADAVPDGCSLIINIGTTTEAVARELLRRKDLRVITNNLNVATILAANPDFEVIVAGGVVRSRDNGIVGEATVDFIRQFKVDIGLIGISGIEADGTLRDFDYREVSVARAIVERAREVWLAADHSKFNRPAMAEVARIDQVDVLFTDLAPPSPFDTLLDEAGVRCVITP
- the glpD gene encoding glycerol-3-phosphate dehydrogenase, translating into MNDHPRASPTASYDVLVVGGGINGAGIARDLAGRGLSVLLAEKDDLAAHTSSASTKLIHGGLRYLEYYEFGLVRKALAEREVLLRSAPHIMWPLRFVMPHDPAMRPAWMIRIGLFLYDHLARRELLPSSSGLNLRQHPAGAPLQSRFKQGFEYSDGWVDDARLVVLLAMDAAEHGARICTRCEVTQVQRTGDTGWQVNLRHRDGHIEPVQARAVVNATGPWASQFLRDSAQHKAVRSLRHVKGSHIVVPKMFDHPYAYIFQNADRRIIFAIPYERDFTLIGTTDIEYHGGLDAVRIDQDEISYLCEQASRYFQKPVREQDVVWSYSGVRPLLDAAEGTDASAVTRDYELELDTQAAPLMSVWGGKITTFRKLAEEAADRLCAALGAGHAAWTAHASLPGADLCKGLELPAGSAKDMPHALEMLVRQHPELPPALLQRWLRAYGSRLQTFLQAGDLGQQVAPGLFEAELHYLHQHEWARCADDVLWRRSKLGLHLTETERQQVASWCQQHWPTSGPN
- a CDS encoding TRAP transporter substrate-binding protein, which codes for MKLTKLAATLVLVGLGTSGAWAETLRLAHGLNDKHPVHLAMVRFAELAKQKSNGELEIKIFPNGTLGQERETLEQVQNGILEMTKASASPLETFAPEYKVFNLPFVFRSKEHFFKVLDGSVGESILNASKSRGFIGLTFYDSGARSFYAKKAINTPDDLKGMKIRVQQSPTTIKMIQALGASPTPMAWGEVYPALQAGVVDGAENNVTALTTGRHGEVSKFFSQTEHQMVPDVLVISTAKWDSLKKPLQDALRSAAHESFVYQRGLWAEAEKTEAVAAEKMGVKFSTPAKQPFVDKVKPMLDEERKNARIAGLLDQIAATR
- a CDS encoding TRAP transporter small permease — protein: MMRLLRTVIDRLLQAGLIISFTVLALCVIWQVISRYALGNPSIFTEEVSRFAVIWLSLLGTAYACGRLEHMAYDMLAEKLQGQALLTHMRAVAALVLAFSATVFLYGGLKLVLRAFQVEQFSATLEVPMGYVYSCIPIAGACIVFYEIAILVNPASFRRANEVEEAIEHVNKELAA
- a CDS encoding TRAP transporter large permease, with the translated sequence MNALMILGVVFTLLLFFGVPVSFCIGIGTVLALFTVTPSIDTALIVSAQRVASSLDSFTLVAIPLFILAGGLMNTGGIALRLIDLAKVLVGWLPGSLAQISVVANALFGAISGSAVASAASVGSTMSPLQRKAGYNMPICAAANVAASPCGLLIPPSGALIIYSLISGGTPVDVLFVAGYIPGILMALSIMVWIHILAKRGDLPNDVHRYTRQEALLTFWRALPALTMVLIIMGGIVGGIFTATEAAGAAAAYTLILSLLYRSLTWKKLFDAMLNAAVGTAVVMLMVGVSMTMSWLLASTGSITVLSDAITNFSDNPYVLLTLFNVLLLLLGTFLDITPGLLIFTPIFLPVAMKLGISPVHFGIIITFNLCIGLATPPVGSTLFVAARMANVTLAQLTKPLMPMFFFLIVALCMVTYIPALSLWLPQVVLGKIG
- a CDS encoding glycoside hydrolase family 31 protein; amino-acid sequence: MRLDQIPLFSLDPACSGNHLVLRSAEGALAHVFVLEHDIVRLLVLPDAKLHFPRTWAIAPGLDDIAAEGRDRFDLSGFALPDFELAQDDNTLTITTRDLRLSIQLKGLFCRWEVKRGGVWQAAANDRTTQAYNFGWWDQRVYHYLQRERGEMYFGLGERTGPANRAGQRYQMCNLDPMGYDARSTDPLYKHIPFYLTHKPSSGVCFGLFYDTLSECVFDMGKEMDNYHGHYRYFVAEHGDLDLYFIAGDGPATITQRYTWLTGRPVFAPKYSLGYSGSTMSYTDAPNAQERMGEFLARCQEHDIACESFHLSSGYTSIGGKRYVFHWNRDKFPDPAGFAASYLAKGVRLCANIKPALLHDHPRFAEAAAAGLLIQDPDGQPTAVQFWDDTGAYLDFTNPATIAWWKERVTESLLQTGIAATWNDNNEYEIWSTQARMFGFGEARPAVEARSLQTLLMMQASHQAQQAFAPDERPWLISRSGTPGMQRHVQTWSGDNYTSWDTLRFNIRMGLGLALSGVSNTGHDIGGFSGPAPGPELLLRWVQNGIFLPRFSIHSWNDDGTVNEPWMYPEITARIRELIALRVRLTPYLYHLLWRSHSAYEPMIRPTFHDFPADAQTWAENDDMLLGPNLLVASVVEPGATQRRVWLPAGSDWCDFWSGQRHHGGQWLTLDAPLDSSTPPLLARAGCAIPLNLAPVHFGQTDDVRGFQVFPLETGAFEATCFEDDGHSLAYQQDQFGLWTLAVQCDAEALRIQIAKSGQKPPVSNEVTLLIPQADPRSVAVEGATLLSETSQGAWRYLTLRLAATGA